The Leptospira sp. WS39.C2 genome contains a region encoding:
- the surE gene encoding 5'/3'-nucleotidase SurE — protein sequence MNLLITNDDGISSAGIKALERVLGKSYKTYLIAPLKERSVTSMALTVFQGMRVERINDNHYIADGFPVDCVNIGLYAEIFPKIDFVISGINRGVNMGYDVHYSGTVGAAKHGALHGIPSLAVSSGRIDPDDGYEKEAQLVLSFLEKYKSQIQSGEIWNLNVPPEVSGTGTIDELVFTRLGRRRYSEKYEKKQIIEGVSEFQLNGSLLGHDEETDTDFEAYYQGKIPVTPIQLDLTEKNRLKELHSK from the coding sequence TTGAATTTACTCATCACAAATGACGACGGAATTTCTTCCGCCGGCATCAAAGCATTAGAACGTGTACTTGGCAAATCATACAAAACATACCTCATTGCACCACTTAAAGAACGATCTGTTACTTCTATGGCACTTACCGTTTTTCAAGGAATGCGAGTGGAACGAATCAACGACAACCATTACATCGCCGATGGTTTCCCTGTGGATTGTGTGAACATTGGTTTGTATGCTGAGATTTTTCCAAAAATTGACTTTGTCATCTCTGGGATCAACAGAGGTGTGAACATGGGATATGATGTGCATTATTCAGGAACCGTTGGTGCCGCAAAACATGGTGCCTTACATGGTATCCCATCACTTGCTGTGAGTTCTGGTCGCATTGATCCTGATGATGGGTATGAAAAGGAAGCACAACTTGTTTTATCTTTTTTAGAAAAATACAAATCCCAAATCCAATCAGGGGAAATTTGGAATTTGAATGTTCCTCCAGAAGTGTCTGGAACGGGAACCATCGACGAGCTTGTTTTTACGAGGCTCGGGCGTCGTCGTTATTCAGAAAAGTATGAGAAAAAACAAATCATCGAAGGTGTCAGCGAATTCCAGTTAAATGGAAGTTTACTGGGACATGATGAAGAGACAGACACAGACTTTGAAGCGTATTACCAAGGCAAAATCCCTGTGACACCAATCCAATTGGACCTAACAGAAAAAAATCGTCTGAAGGAATTACATTCCAAATAA
- a CDS encoding tetratricopeptide repeat protein, with product MAVDIDYLSYMNKGNYAMALNLLDQALLQNPEDPILLYNFALCCFQTKNFKKTIQVLDRILSEYPGFIELDNVYRLKVFSLVELKEWESAEGIIKERLQIAIDDAKLLSFLAHVYEYTHRLEEAISIHRRILKANPDYKNSLNSLGYLLALKKKLTAEERAEAIRSLKKALELDPNNPAYLDSFGYFLQSNGKPEEAWKAYRKALQKNPNHPVLLERLKNLKK from the coding sequence ATGGCAGTAGATATCGATTACCTTTCTTATATGAACAAAGGCAATTATGCCATGGCTTTAAATCTTCTCGACCAAGCTTTGTTGCAAAATCCAGAAGATCCTATCCTCTTATACAATTTTGCTTTGTGTTGTTTCCAAACGAAAAACTTTAAAAAAACAATCCAAGTTTTGGATCGGATTTTAAGTGAATACCCAGGCTTCATTGAACTAGACAATGTATACCGCTTAAAAGTATTTTCTCTTGTAGAACTGAAAGAATGGGAATCGGCAGAAGGGATCATCAAAGAACGATTACAAATTGCGATCGATGATGCCAAACTCCTCTCGTTTTTGGCCCATGTGTATGAATACACCCACCGATTGGAAGAGGCCATTTCCATCCACAGGCGGATTTTAAAAGCCAATCCTGATTATAAAAATAGTTTGAATTCGCTTGGTTACTTACTTGCTCTGAAAAAAAAACTGACAGCAGAGGAAAGAGCAGAAGCCATTCGTTCCTTAAAAAAAGCCTTAGAGTTGGATCCCAATAATCCTGCCTATTTGGATAGCTTTGGGTATTTTTTGCAATCCAATGGGAAACCAGAGGAAGCTTGGAAGGCTTACCGTAAGGCCTTACAAAAGAACCCAAACCATCCCGTCCTCCTCGAAAGACTCAAGAACCTGAAGAAATAA